In Rhinatrema bivittatum chromosome 1, aRhiBiv1.1, whole genome shotgun sequence, a single genomic region encodes these proteins:
- the LOC115091708 gene encoding uncharacterized protein LOC115091708: MAVYETPKRLEMKIVQQPKLKRSHKRKRRAEEGGSTDSDFDELLLGQKLFDSQDPNLVNENALDSEYLELHKAALDAEADYLLVKLECTENEGSLQIEEYGDTPGIKMNCICCFCPSIKEPDTCDPKKNPNPEDVHDFSWWSYIGFPKPPPVHGVFRKTTFRSIVRVAVYSILTKCLAGIRYENCEGCVLDDASQDDHSCVYWTASDTQEQLRTACNRLCLERV; encoded by the exons atggccgtatatgaaacacctaagcgtcttgaaatgaaaatcgttcaacagccaaaactaaagaggagccataaacgaaagcggagggcagaagaaggaggaagcactgaCTCAGATTTTGATGAACTACTGTTGggacaaaagctttttgattcgcaGGATCCAAACTTGGTCAATGAAAATGCTTTAGACTCTGAATATTTAGAGCTGCACAAAGCAGCGCTGGATGCCGAAGCAGATTATTTGTTGGTAAAGCTTGAGTGTACG gaaaatgaaggatctttacaaatagaagaatatggagacacaccaggtatcaaaatgaactgtatttgctgcTTCTGCCCAAGTATAAAAGAACCAGATACATGtgatccaaaaaaaaaccccaatcctgaagatgtgcacgatttcagctggtggagctatataGGATTCCCAAAACCACCGCCGGTGCATGGAGTTTTTCGAAAAACGACATTTAGATCAATCGTAAGGGTGGCTGTCTATAGTATTCTTACAAAATGTCTGGCTGGCATACGGTATGAAAATTGCGAAGGCTGTGTTCTCGACGATGCGAGTCAGGATGATCATAGTTGCgtttattggactgcctctgacacacaggaacaattaaggaccgcttgtaacaggttgtgcctagaacgtgtttag